One window from the genome of Eucalyptus grandis isolate ANBG69807.140 chromosome 7, ASM1654582v1, whole genome shotgun sequence encodes:
- the LOC104454142 gene encoding zinc finger protein ZAT5 codes for MEPSQEEAALGGPKEHTQIIVKGKRTKRQRPQSPILFVSTGSPMSSEGGDCVDNSESDKAADLSPSTSTKFPGGCTEEEEDMANCLILLAQGQSKEPSRRVVIQEDHDNSNKFTSKRYLEGYCVYECKTCNKTFPSFQALGGHRASHKKLKLATAAAEEKPPLYKQFMFLPSSPEQEEGEFKKVSTFSLGNINIYGSNGNCKKQAKIHECSICGTEFTSGQALGGHMRRHRPPVAVGVKLESDDESTRLSANGLLSLDLDLNLPAPEEENRDHLFLLSSKQQHHHQKQSHAPIFVSGPAVVDCHY; via the coding sequence ATGGAACCCTCACAAGAAGAAGCAGCCCTTGGAGGTCCCAAAGAGCACACCCAGATCATCGTCAAGGGCAAGCGCACCAAGCGGCAGAGACCGCAGTCGCCGATCCTTTTTGTGAGCACTGGATCGCCGATGAGTTCTGAAGGGGGCGATTGTGTCGACAACAGTGAGAGCGACAAGGCCGCCGACCTCTCTCCCTCCACTTCTACCAAATTCCCCGGCGGCTGCacggaggaagaggaggacaTGGCCAATTGCCTGATCCTCCTAGCTCAAGGCCAATCCAAAGAGCCCTCGAGAAGGGTTGTTATTCAAGAAGACCACGACAACAGCAATAAATTCACGAGCAAGAGGTACTTGGAGGGCTATTGTGTCTATGAGTGCAAGACTTGCAACAAGACCTTCCCTTCCTTCCAAGCCCTAGGTGGTCATCGGGCGAGCCACAAGAAGCTGAAGTTGGCAACAGCCGCGGCTGAAGAGAAGCCGCCACTGTATAAGCAATTCATGTTCTTGCCATCCTCGCCggaacaagaagaaggagaattcAAGAAAGTTTCGACTTTCTCTCTTGGGAATATTAACATTTACGGGAGCAATGGTAATTGCAAGAAGCAGGCCAAGATCCATGAGTGCTCCATCTGTGGCACCGAGTTCACATCGGGCCAGGCCTTGGGAGGCCACATGAGGCGACACCGCCCCCCGGTTGCTGTCGGGGTGAAGCTAGAATCCGACGATGAATCCACGCGGCTGAGCGCCAACGGGCTCTTGTCCCTTGATTTGGATCTCAACCTCCCAGCCCCAGAAGAAGAGAACCGTGATCATTTGTTTCTCTTGAGCTCCAAACAACAGCATCATCATCAGAAGCAATCTCATGCTCCAATCTTTGTCTCGGGCCCCGCAGTCGTGGATTGCCATTACTGA
- the LOC104454141 gene encoding ras-related protein RABC2a isoform X1, giving the protein MGSSGKGCSNSFDYSFKILVTGDSGVGKSSLLLSFISNSVHDPSPTIGLGSLWLYFLCPVLQSGVDFKIKLLTVGGKRLKLTIWDTAGQERFGTLTSSYYRGAHGIILVYDVTRRETFTNLSDIWAKEVDLYSTDQDCIRILVGNKVDKESERAVTREEGRDLAQRHRCSFLECSAKTRENVNQCFKELIQKMMEVPSILEKGSVAVKKQILKQKELDQPPHQSSCCS; this is encoded by the exons ATGGGTTCTTCTGGGAAAGGCTGCAGCAACAGTTTTGATTACTCGTTCAAGATATTGGTGACTGGGGATTCGGGTGTTGGCAAGAGCAGCCTTCTCCTCAGCTTCATCTCTAATTCTGTTCATGATCCTTCTCCTACCATTG GACTGGGATCTCTCTGGCTTTACTTCTTATGTCCCGTATTGCAATCAG GTGTGGACTTTAAGATCAAGCTTTTGACTGTTGGAGGCAAGAGATTGAAGCTTACAATCTGGGATACTG CTGGACAAGAGAGGTTTGGGACGTTGACGAGCTCATATTATAGAGGGGCACACGGAATTATATTGG TTTATGACGTGACACGGCGAGAGACTTTCACAAATTTGTCTGATATATGGGCGAAAGAAGTGGATCTTTACTCTACAGATCAGGACTGTATCAGAATCTTAGTTGGGAATAAGGTTGATAAG GAGAGTGAAAGGGCTGTaacaagggaagaaggaagagatctAGCTCAAAGACATAGATGTTCGTTTCTTGAATGTAGCGCAAAAACTAGAGAGAACGTCAATCAATGCTTCAAGGAGCTTATACAGAAG ATGATGGAGGTGCCTAGTATACTAGAGAAGGGATCTGTGGCAGTGAAGAAGCAAATCCTGAAACAGAAAGAACTGGATCAACCGCCTCACCAAAGCAGCTGCTGTTCGTAG
- the LOC120296218 gene encoding NAC domain-containing protein 78 has translation MTNCQYKTNSLHLKLQTPPSSSFFDIPSFHRKVRGDIEWFFFSKLDKKYETGVRVNRSTKLGFWKVTGPEYKIKYGSRVIGEKRFLVYYNGHSKMGKRTDWVLHEYRLTDATLPVTQGKEVYAVYRLFWKGNSDPISGGPAPADAVEGGEQVHGDDVAPASAAFQVVEELGPDGKNTETTPADEAPEAAPNALALVIHNEAPPETLDLVTHCYHKRPYEHSKGTSSAREDTRACPVKRPRLAEPDSPQNLSPRGQEPNSSNSAAGAIPSLTLSLACPASETAPKQQEQRLIVAPQPVPRQAVKPPPWTTSVQILPKIRLTIERSGKRGTPKDRCAKDV, from the exons ATGACCAATTGCCAGTACAAAACTAATAGCTTGCATTTGAAGTTGCAAACTCCTCCTTCCTCATCATTCTTCGACATTCCATCCTTCCACA GAAAAGTTAGAGGAGACATCGAATGGTTTTTCTTCAGTAAGCTGGACAAGAAATATGAGACAGGAGTGAGGGTGAATCGATCTACCAAACTGGGGTTTTGGAAGGTGACCGGGCCTGAATACAAAATCAAATACGGCTCCCGAGTGATCGGCGAGAAGAGGTTTCTCGTGTACTACAACGGGCATTCGAAGATGGGGAAGCGGACGGACTGGGTGCTGCACGAGTATCGATTGACGGATGCAACACTCCCAGTGACCCAA GGCAAGGAAGTCTATGCAGTCTACAGGTTATTTTGGAAAGGCAACTCCGACCCTATCTCTGGTGGCCCTGCACCGGCCGACGCCGTGGAAGGGGGAGAGCAAGTTCATGGCGACGACGTTGCTCCAGCCTCTGCGGCTTTTCAG GTTGTGGAGGAACTTGGACCGGACGGAAAGAACACAGAGACGACTCCAGCTGACGAGGCTCCAGAAGCAGCACCCAACGCCCTCGCCCTGGTTATTCACAACGAAGCCCCTCCTGAAACTCTCGATCTCGTGACCCATTGTTACCACAAGCGTCCGTACGAACACTCGAAGGGGACTTCATCCGCGAGAGAAGACACGCGGGCCTGTCCAGTCAAGAGACCCAGACTTGCTGAACCTGATAGCCCACAAAATCTTTCCCCAAGAGGTCAAGAACCGAACAGCTCGAATTCTGCGGCAGGAGCTATCCCATCATTGACGTTGAGCTTGGCATGCCCGGCGTCGGAAACAGCACCCAAGCAACAAGAACAGCGACTAATAGTGGCGCCGCAACCGGTTCCCCGGCAAGCCGTGAAGCCGCCACCGTGGACAAcaagtgttcaaatcttgccaaaGATTCGCTTAACCATTGAGAGGAGCGGTAAGCGTGGTACCCCGAAAGACCGGTGCGCGAAAGATGTTTGA
- the LOC104454141 gene encoding ras-related protein RABC2a isoform X2, producing the protein MGSSGKGCSNSFDYSFKILVTGDSGVGKSSLLLSFISNSVHDPSPTIGVDFKIKLLTVGGKRLKLTIWDTAGQERFGTLTSSYYRGAHGIILVYDVTRRETFTNLSDIWAKEVDLYSTDQDCIRILVGNKVDKESERAVTREEGRDLAQRHRCSFLECSAKTRENVNQCFKELIQKMMEVPSILEKGSVAVKKQILKQKELDQPPHQSSCCS; encoded by the exons ATGGGTTCTTCTGGGAAAGGCTGCAGCAACAGTTTTGATTACTCGTTCAAGATATTGGTGACTGGGGATTCGGGTGTTGGCAAGAGCAGCCTTCTCCTCAGCTTCATCTCTAATTCTGTTCATGATCCTTCTCCTACCATTG GTGTGGACTTTAAGATCAAGCTTTTGACTGTTGGAGGCAAGAGATTGAAGCTTACAATCTGGGATACTG CTGGACAAGAGAGGTTTGGGACGTTGACGAGCTCATATTATAGAGGGGCACACGGAATTATATTGG TTTATGACGTGACACGGCGAGAGACTTTCACAAATTTGTCTGATATATGGGCGAAAGAAGTGGATCTTTACTCTACAGATCAGGACTGTATCAGAATCTTAGTTGGGAATAAGGTTGATAAG GAGAGTGAAAGGGCTGTaacaagggaagaaggaagagatctAGCTCAAAGACATAGATGTTCGTTTCTTGAATGTAGCGCAAAAACTAGAGAGAACGTCAATCAATGCTTCAAGGAGCTTATACAGAAG ATGATGGAGGTGCCTAGTATACTAGAGAAGGGATCTGTGGCAGTGAAGAAGCAAATCCTGAAACAGAAAGAACTGGATCAACCGCCTCACCAAAGCAGCTGCTGTTCGTAG
- the LOC104455812 gene encoding LOW QUALITY PROTEIN: monocopper oxidase-like protein SKU5 (The sequence of the model RefSeq protein was modified relative to this genomic sequence to represent the inferred CDS: substituted 1 base at 1 genomic stop codon) encodes MAFLGQLRGWILGAALVAILSTTAGAINIFLEWHVAFDTTAKPLTLDQPVITINGKFPGPLINATTNDFVHVNVYNDLDEPLLFTWNGIQQRLNSWQDGVSGTNCPILPGTNWTYVFQTKDQIGTFFYFPSINFQKAAGGYGAIRINNRVVISVPFPKPEAEYDLLIGDWYXDSYKLIRSVIGDSEVLYHGVPDTIIMNGKGPYGGPFSISYESFNVTKGKTYRFRISNVGTTFSLNFRIQNHSMVIVETEGSYTNQIMVDSLDVHVGQSYSVLVTADQDEADYYMVATPKMFRVNDLSSLAGIGVLHYSNSVSQVSGPLPAGPDPFDWNFTVTQARSIRWNLTTGAARPNPQGTFNVSNVTLAQTFVLQNSIGEIEGSARYVVNNVSYYTLNTPLKLADYFRNGSGVYQLGAFPTRSVNGDAAYGISVVPGIHKGWLEIVFKNNLDVMDSWHLDGFGFYVVAFGLGDWDEGARAGYNLYDPVVRSTTQVYPGGWTAVYAFLDNPGMWNLRSQHLQNWYLGEELYIRVHDPDPNPAKEQPPPDNLILCG; translated from the exons ATGGCTTTTCTGGGCCAGCTTAGAGGGTGGATCTTGGGCGCCGCATTGGTGGCAATTCTGTCCACCACGGCTGGGGCTATCAACATCTTTCTGGAATGGCACGTGGCCTTTGACACGACAGCCAAGCCGCTTACTCTTGATCAACCG GTCATTACCATCAACGGAAAGTTCCCTGGCCCGTTGATCAATGCGACGACCAACGATTTTGTCCACGTCAATGTCTACAATGACCTGGATGAACCTCTACTCTTCACATG GAACGGCATACAACAGAGGCTCAACTCGTGGCAGGACGGGGTTTCGGGCACCAACTGCCCTATACTGCCTGGCACGAACTGGACTTATGTGTTCCAGACCAAGGACCAGATCGGCACTTTCTTCTATTTCCCCTCCATCAACTTCCAGAAAGCGGCGGGAGGTTATGGAGCGATCCGCATCAACAACCGCGTAGTCATCAGTGTGCCCTTCCCGAAACCCGAGGCAGAGTACGACCTTCTCATTGGAGACTGGTATTAAGACAGCTACAAG TTAATCCGATCTGTGATTGGCGACTCTGAGGTCTTATATCATGGAGTCCCCGATACCATAATAATGAATGGAAAGGGACCTTACGGTGGCCCCTTTTCGATCTCATACGAGTCCTTTAATGTCACCAAAG GGAAGACCTACAGGTTCCGAATATCGAATGTCGGCACTACATTTAGTTTGAACTTTAGAATCCAGAATCACTCCATGGTGATAGTGGAGACGGAAGGGTCCTACACTAACCAAATCATGGTGGATTCCCTCGACGTGCATGTCGGACAGTCTTACTCGGTCCTTGTAACGGCTGATCAAGATGAAGCGGATTACTACATGGTGGCGACTCCTAAAATGTTCAGGGTCAATGATTTGAGCAGCCTTGCGGGCATCGGAGTGCTACACTACTCCAATTCTGTCAGCCAAGTCAGTGGGCCTTTGCCGGCCGGGCCTGATCCGTTTGATTGGAATTTCACAGTGACTCAGGCTAGATCTATAAG GTGGAACTTGACCACTGGAGCTGCCAGGCCGAACCCGCAGGGGACTTTCAATGTGTCAAATGTGACCTTGGCACAGACCTTTGTTCTGCAGAACTCCATTGGCGAGATCGAAGGTTCAGCTCGATATGTTGTCAACAACGTATCGTACTACACCCTCAATACCCCACTGAAGCTTGCGGACTACTTCCGCAACGGATCAGGAGTTTATCAGCTAGGCGCGTTCCCAACTAGATCAGTCAACGGGGACGCCGCATACGGAATCTCAGTTGTGCCGGGGATCCACAAAGGGTGGTTGGAGATCGTGTTCAAGAATAATTTGGATGTCATGGATTCATGGCATCTCGACGGTTTCGGTTTCTATGTTGTTGC GTTCGGTCTCGGAGACTGGGATGAAGGCGCTCGGGCCGGCTACAACCTGTACGATCCCGTGGTCCGGTCGACCACACAAGTGTACCCAGGAGGTTGGACTGCAGTGTACGCCTTCCTCGACAACCCTGGAATGTGGAACCTCCGATCACAGCATCTCCAAAACTGGTACTTGGGTGAAGAACTCTATATCCGGGTCCATGACCCTGACCCGAACCCAGCCAAGGAGCAGCCGCCACCGGATAACCTTATCCTCTGCGGTTAG